Proteins co-encoded in one Scatophagus argus isolate fScaArg1 chromosome 11, fScaArg1.pri, whole genome shotgun sequence genomic window:
- the LOC124066790 gene encoding olfactory receptor 142-like, which produces MDNVSTVRSFILSGLNETTNYRLTLFTFTLMYYCVILVFNIALIMIIILDELLHEPMYIFLCTFCINGLYGTTGFYPKFLLDLLSSSHEISYEGCLLQAFVMYSFACCDVSILAVMAYDRYLAICRPLHYHAFMTKKRLSQLICFSWLTPLCIFSINVVLTSRLKLCSRNIKRLLCVNWIIVKLACPGADTFSNNVVAFITIFMYGSHGFFIIWTYMHLIITCVRSKDDRAKFMQTCVPHLVSLITFVIALVFDLMYMRFGSTDLPQSLQNFIAIEFLLIPPVMNPLIYGFKLTKIRNRILVYAD; this is translated from the exons ATGGATAATGTTTCTACTGTAAGAAGCTTTATTCTATCAGGGTTAAATGAGACAACGAATTACAGACTAACTCTCTTCACATTCACTTTAATGTATTATTGtgtgattttggtttttaatatCGCTCTCATCATGATCATTATCTTAGATGAA cttctacatgaACCTATGTATATTTTCTTGTGCACTTTCTGCATTAATGGACTTTACGGCACCACAGGTTTCTACCCCAAATTCCTCTTAGATCTGCTGTCCTCTTCTCATGAAATCTCATATGAAGGATGTCTTTTACAGGCTTTTGTCATGTACTCTTTTGCTTGCTGTGATGTGTCCATTCTGGCAGTTATGGCCTATGACAGATATCTGGCTATATGTCGACCTCTGCACTACCACGCCTTCATGACTAAGAAAAGGCTTTCTCAGTTGATATGTTTCTCCTGGCTTACACCGCTCTGCATTTTCTCCATCAATGTTGTGCTGACATCACGACTAAAGTTATGCAGTAGAAACATTAAGAGACTTTTATGTGTGAACTGGATAATTGTTAAACTTGCATGCCCTGGCGCTGACACCTTTTCCAACAATGTAGTTGCTTTTATTACAATTTTCATGTATGGGTCACATGGGTTTTTCATAATCTGGACGTATATGCATCTTATCATAACATGTGTGAGGTCCAAAGATGACAGGGCAAAGTTTATGCAGACGTGCGTGCCCCATTTAGtctctttaattacatttgtaatagcacttgtttttgatttgatgtaTATGAGATTTGGCTCTACAGATTTACCTCAAAGTCTTCAAAACTTCATTGCAATAGAGTTTTTGCTGATTCCTCCTGTCATGAATCCTTTAATATATGGGTTTAAACTGACCAAAATACGAAACAGAATTCTgg TATATGCTGACTAA
- the LOC124066791 gene encoding olfactory receptor 142-like: MDNVSTVRIFILSGLNETTNYRLTLFTFTLLCYCVILVFNIALIMIIILDENLHEPMYIFLCTFCINGLYGTTGFYPKFLLDLLSSSHEISYEGCLLQAFVMYSFACCDLSILAVMACDRYLAICRPLHYHAFMTKKRLSQLVCFSWLTPFCVFSISVVLTSKLKLCSRNIKRLLCVNWIIVKLACPDADTFSNNVVAYVSIFIYMPHGFFILWTYMHLIITCVRSKDDRAKFMQTCVPHLVSLITFVIALVFDLMYMRFGSTDLPQSLQNFIAIEFLLIPPVMNPLIYGFKLTKIRNRILGLVYFERKLAFAS; encoded by the coding sequence ATGGATAATGTTTCTACTGTAAGAATTTTTATTCTATCAGGGTTAAATGAGACAACGAATTACAGACTAACTCTCTTCACATTCACtttactgtgttactgtgtgattttggtttttaatatCGCTCTCATCATGATCATTATCTTAGATGAAAACCTACATGAACCTATGTATATTTTCTTGTGCACTTTCTGCATTAATGGACTTTATGGCACCACAGGTTTCTACCCCAAATTCCTCTTAGATCTGCTGTCCTCTTCTCATGAAATCTCATATGAAGGATGTCTTTTACAGGCTTTTGTCATGTACTCTTTTGCTTGCTGTGATTTGTCCATTCTGGCAGTTATGGCCTGTGACAGATATCTGGCTATATGTCGACCTCTGCACTACCACGCCTTCATGACTAAGAAAAGGCTTTCTCAGCTGGTATGTTTCTCCTGGCTTACACCGTTCTGCGTTTTCTCCATCAGTGTTGTGCTGACATCAAAACTAAAGTTATGTAGTAGAAACATTAAGAGACTTTTATGTGTGAACTGGATAATTGTTAAACTTGCATGCCCTGATGCTGACACCTTTTCCAACAATGTAGTTGCATATGTATCAATTTTCATTTATATGCCACACGGGTTTTTCATACTCTGGACATATATGCATCTTATCATAACATGTGTGAGGTCCAAAGATGACAGGGCAAAGTTTATGCAGACGTGCGTGCCCCATTTAGtctctttaattacatttgtaatagcacttgtttttgatttgatgtaTATGAGATTTGGCTCCACAGATTTACCTCAAAGTCTTCAAAACTTCATTGCAATAGAGTTTCTGCTGATTCCTCCTGTCATGAATCCTCTAATATATGGGTTTAAACTGACCAAAATACGAAACAGAATTCTaggtttggtttattttgaaagaaaattagcttTTGCAAGTTGA